Proteins encoded within one genomic window of Mesorhizobium sp. AR10:
- a CDS encoding malonyl-CoA decarboxylase, producing the protein MAGVSFFSDMVQSITDRGRRLLAVGARNGPVQAETNIETLCDMLLSSRGEASGMALAAEILQRWTQLDAADQQDFVRILHERFGPDLAKLDKAIERYRGDRSSDAVIELHQAAEPRRQELVRRLNLAPKGTARLVEMRERLLAIRDETEQFRAVDADFAHLFGSWFNRGFLTLRPIDWSTPADILEKIIRYEAVHEIAGWEELRRRLVPADRRCFAFFHPRLADDPLIFVEVALTKAIPSSIADVLDENRSLIRAQDATTAVFYSISNCQEGLRGISFGNFLIKQVVEDLRRDLPGLKTFVTLSPAPGFAGWLARLRKTADPGLDDQALETLELLDDPTWADNPQKARVVEDVLVPLAARYFVKERASGRRAVDPVARFHLGNGARLERLNFLADRSAKAMRQSHGLMVNYLYKLDDIEANHEALAQHGEVAASPEVKKLAATALAVAGVGGAARPNEMQKA; encoded by the coding sequence ATGGCAGGCGTCTCGTTCTTCAGCGATATGGTGCAAAGCATCACCGACCGCGGCCGCAGGCTGCTTGCGGTGGGCGCGCGCAACGGGCCGGTCCAAGCCGAGACGAATATCGAGACACTCTGCGACATGCTTTTGTCGAGCAGGGGCGAAGCCTCGGGCATGGCACTGGCCGCCGAGATCCTTCAGCGCTGGACCCAGCTGGACGCGGCCGATCAGCAAGACTTCGTGCGCATACTGCACGAGCGGTTCGGCCCAGATCTCGCCAAGCTTGACAAAGCCATCGAGCGCTACCGCGGCGACAGGAGTTCGGACGCTGTCATTGAACTGCATCAAGCCGCCGAGCCACGTCGCCAGGAACTGGTACGCAGGCTCAACCTCGCCCCCAAAGGTACGGCAAGACTGGTGGAGATGCGCGAGCGCCTGCTGGCCATAAGGGATGAGACGGAACAGTTTCGCGCCGTCGATGCCGACTTCGCCCACCTGTTCGGCTCATGGTTCAACCGTGGTTTCCTGACCCTGCGTCCGATCGACTGGTCGACGCCAGCCGACATCCTGGAGAAGATTATCAGATACGAGGCTGTGCATGAGATCGCCGGCTGGGAGGAACTGCGGCGGAGACTGGTTCCAGCCGATCGCAGGTGCTTTGCGTTCTTCCACCCGCGTCTCGCAGACGATCCTCTGATTTTCGTTGAGGTTGCACTGACCAAGGCGATTCCCTCCTCCATCGCGGATGTGCTCGACGAAAACCGTTCCCTGATCAGAGCCCAGGACGCCACCACCGCTGTCTTCTATTCGATATCCAACTGCCAGGAGGGACTGCGCGGCATCTCTTTCGGGAATTTTCTTATCAAGCAGGTGGTCGAGGATCTGCGTCGCGACCTGCCGGGTTTGAAGACCTTCGTGACGCTGTCTCCGGCGCCGGGGTTCGCCGGCTGGCTGGCGAGGCTGCGCAAGACGGCTGATCCTGGCCTCGATGATCAGGCCCTCGAGACGCTCGAACTGCTGGACGATCCGACCTGGGCGGACAATCCGCAGAAGGCACGGGTCGTCGAAGATGTGCTCGTCCCGCTCGCTGCACGCTATTTCGTCAAGGAACGCGCCAGCGGCAGGCGGGCGGTCGATCCGGTGGCCCGTTTTCACTTGGGCAATGGCGCACGTCTCGAACGGCTGAACTTCCTCGCCGACCGCTCTGCCAAGGCCATGCGGCAATCCCACGGCCTGATGGTCAACTATCTTTACAAGCTGGACGACATCGAGGCGAACCATGAAGCCTTGGCACAACATGGCGAGGTCGCTGCTTCGCCGGAGGTAAAGAAACTGGCGGCAACCGCTTTGGCCGTAGCGGGAGTCGGCGGCGCGGCCCGCCCTAACGAAATGCAAAAGGCCTGA
- a CDS encoding SLC13 family permease, protein MNVQILSIALLAGMFVIATIQPINMGALAFACAFVVGSLIMAMKPAEIFAGFPSDLFLTLVGITYLFAIAQINGTIDWLVEGAVKLVRGHVAWIPWVMFLVAAVITGFGALGPAAVAILAPVALGFAFQYRINPVMMGLMVIHGAQAGGFSPISVYGGITNQIVDKAGLPFAPTSLFLSSFFFNLAIAVLVFFVSGGAKVLRKHSIASGPLPDLHPEGVTQPIVGHGGTPATPISHHVFEEQTKYVSILSSLTTEKLTTLVGLTALAIGALVFKFNVGLVAITVAVALALLSPKTQKAAIDKVSWSTVLLIAGIITYVGVMEKIGTIDYVAKGISSLGMPLLVALLLCFTGAIVSAFASSTALLGAIIPLAVPFLLQGHISAIGVVAAIAISTTIVDTSPFSTNGALVVANAQESERDSVLRTLLIYSALIAIIGPIIAWLVFVVSGLV, encoded by the coding sequence ATGAATGTCCAGATTCTGTCGATCGCACTGCTGGCCGGCATGTTCGTGATCGCCACCATCCAGCCGATCAACATGGGCGCACTCGCCTTCGCCTGCGCTTTTGTGGTCGGCTCGCTCATCATGGCTATGAAGCCGGCGGAAATATTCGCCGGCTTCCCGAGCGACCTCTTCCTGACATTGGTCGGCATTACCTATCTGTTCGCCATCGCCCAGATCAATGGCACCATCGATTGGCTGGTCGAGGGGGCGGTCAAACTGGTGCGCGGACATGTGGCGTGGATTCCCTGGGTCATGTTCCTGGTCGCCGCCGTCATCACCGGCTTCGGTGCGCTCGGACCTGCAGCCGTCGCCATCCTGGCCCCGGTGGCGCTGGGTTTTGCGTTCCAGTATCGCATCAATCCGGTCATGATGGGATTGATGGTTATTCACGGTGCACAGGCGGGCGGCTTTTCGCCGATCAGCGTCTATGGCGGCATCACCAACCAGATCGTCGACAAGGCGGGGTTGCCGTTCGCGCCGACATCACTGTTTCTCTCCAGCTTCTTCTTCAACCTGGCTATCGCAGTTCTCGTCTTCTTCGTCTCCGGCGGCGCTAAGGTACTGCGCAAGCATTCGATCGCGTCGGGCCCGCTGCCCGACCTTCATCCCGAAGGCGTGACGCAGCCAATCGTCGGCCACGGCGGCACACCGGCCACGCCGATCAGCCATCACGTCTTCGAGGAGCAGACCAAGTACGTGTCGATACTTTCGAGCCTGACCACGGAGAAGCTGACGACGCTGGTCGGCCTCACGGCGCTCGCCATCGGCGCGCTCGTCTTCAAATTCAATGTCGGGCTGGTGGCGATCACTGTAGCGGTCGCCCTGGCGCTCCTCTCGCCGAAGACCCAGAAGGCGGCGATCGACAAGGTCAGCTGGTCGACGGTGCTGCTGATCGCCGGCATCATCACCTATGTCGGCGTCATGGAGAAGATCGGCACGATCGACTATGTCGCCAAAGGCATCTCCAGCCTCGGCATGCCGCTGCTTGTTGCTCTCCTCCTCTGCTTCACCGGCGCGATCGTGTCGGCGTTCGCCTCGTCCACCGCCTTGCTCGGCGCCATCATTCCGCTCGCCGTTCCGTTCTTGCTGCAGGGCCACATCAGCGCTATCGGGGTCGTGGCGGCAATCGCCATTTCAACGACCATCGTCGACACCAGCCCGTTCTCCACAAACGGTGCCCTTGTCGTCGCCAACGCGCAGGAATCCGAGCGCGACAGCGTGTTGCGGACATTGCTGATCTACAGCGCGCTCATCGCCATCATCGGCCCCATCATTGCCTGGCTGGTCTTCGTGGTCTCCGGACTGGTCTGA
- a CDS encoding serine hydrolase domain-containing protein has protein sequence MNHLTRRTMLQRGGMLGAILALDAVSPALAGTMPVASSETFKAIDAALHAAVSKNDLAGVIAVAATPKGMVYEGAFGKANVATGAPMTLDTVFWLLSMTKAFTATACMQLVEQGRLHLDDDAAKYLPELASPQVLDGFAEDGTPRLRPAKRAIKVRHLLTHTSGYTYSIWSEALTRYEKVTGMPDIATCRNAAFTAPLEFEPGERWEYGISMDWVGKLVEAVSDQSLEIYFRENIFAPLGMEDSGFLIGTEQKRRVATFHNRRADGGLEPAPFEMPQRPEFFMGGGGAFSTPRDYMAFLQALLNGGVLHGVRILRPETVAMMMQNQIGELNVQEMRSAQPSYSRSFDQFPGQPHKWGLSFDINMQPGPNGRSAGSISWAGLLNCYFWLDPVKHVTGALFTQVLPFYDERVVALYGAFERGLYAGLA, from the coding sequence ATGAACCACCTGACACGCAGAACCATGCTTCAGCGGGGGGGAATGCTGGGGGCCATTCTGGCTCTCGATGCGGTCAGCCCCGCCTTGGCCGGGACCATGCCAGTCGCCTCGTCAGAAACATTCAAGGCGATCGACGCCGCCTTGCACGCAGCAGTCTCAAAGAACGACCTGGCCGGTGTTATCGCCGTCGCGGCCACGCCGAAAGGCATGGTCTACGAGGGTGCCTTCGGCAAGGCGAACGTAGCAACAGGCGCACCGATGACGCTCGACACGGTGTTCTGGCTGCTGTCGATGACCAAGGCCTTCACGGCGACGGCTTGCATGCAGTTGGTCGAGCAGGGTCGCCTGCATCTGGACGACGACGCGGCGAAATACCTTCCTGAACTGGCCTCTCCGCAGGTCCTCGACGGATTCGCCGAGGATGGAACACCGCGACTGCGGCCGGCCAAGCGCGCGATCAAGGTGCGCCATCTGCTGACGCATACCTCTGGTTACACCTACTCGATCTGGAGCGAGGCTCTGACCCGCTACGAGAAGGTGACGGGCATGCCCGACATCGCGACCTGCAGGAACGCCGCCTTCACCGCGCCGCTCGAGTTCGAGCCTGGCGAGCGGTGGGAATACGGCATCAGCATGGACTGGGTAGGCAAGCTGGTGGAAGCGGTGTCGGACCAATCGCTCGAGATCTATTTCCGCGAAAACATCTTCGCGCCGCTCGGCATGGAGGATTCAGGCTTCCTGATCGGGACCGAGCAGAAGCGGCGCGTCGCGACCTTCCACAACCGCCGCGCCGATGGCGGGCTGGAGCCGGCCCCCTTCGAGATGCCGCAGCGGCCGGAGTTCTTCATGGGCGGCGGCGGCGCTTTCTCGACGCCGCGGGACTACATGGCCTTTCTGCAGGCGCTGCTGAACGGGGGCGTGTTGCATGGTGTCCGCATCCTGCGTCCAGAGACGGTCGCCATGATGATGCAGAACCAGATCGGCGAGCTGAACGTCCAGGAGATGCGCTCGGCGCAACCGTCCTATTCCCGCAGCTTCGACCAGTTCCCGGGACAACCGCATAAATGGGGCCTGTCCTTCGACATCAACATGCAGCCGGGGCCGAACGGACGCTCCGCCGGCAGCATCTCCTGGGCAGGTCTGCTCAACTGTTACTTCTGGCTCGACCCGGTGAAGCACGTCACCGGCGCGCTCTTCACCCAGGTCTTGCCCTTCTACGACGAGCGGGTTGTCGCGCTCTACGGCGCGTTCGAGCGCGGCCTCTATGCCGGGCTCGCCTGA
- a CDS encoding malonate--CoA ligase: protein MSNHLFDAIRAPAETGDAIFVETIDGRRWTYGDSLRLSGQLASAIDVLGVRPGDRVAVQVDKSPLALMLYLACVRCGAVYLPLNTAYTLAELDYFIGDAEPRLVVVSSKARAEVEKIAHRHGAIVETLDVDGAGSLMELAREEPVDFVDAARAPDDLAAILYTSGTTGRSKGAMLTHGNLLSNALALREFWRVTRADRLIHALPIFHTHGLFVATNVTLIAGASMFLLPKFEPDEILPLMSRATLMMGVPTFYVRLLQHEGLNRHAVANMRLFISGSAPLLAETHAAFEQRTGHAILERYGMTETNMNTSNPYDGERRAGTVGLALPGVSVRITDAATGETLGPGETGMIEIKGPNVFKGYWRMPEKTAAEFTRDGYFISGDLGKIDEAGYVHIVGRGKDLVISGGYNIYPKEVENEIDQLNGVAESAVIGVAHPDFGEGVTAIVVLRSGAILDEKAVLNALHARLARYKQPKRVIFVEDLPRNAMGKVQKNLLRDRYSNLYMPAS, encoded by the coding sequence ATGAGCAATCACCTGTTCGACGCCATTCGAGCGCCCGCCGAAACCGGCGACGCCATTTTCGTCGAGACCATCGATGGCCGGCGTTGGACCTACGGGGATTCATTGCGCCTTTCCGGTCAGCTCGCCAGCGCTATCGACGTGCTTGGCGTTCGCCCTGGCGACCGCGTAGCGGTCCAGGTGGACAAGAGCCCGCTGGCTCTGATGCTCTACCTCGCATGCGTGCGTTGCGGGGCGGTCTATTTGCCGTTGAACACCGCCTACACACTGGCCGAACTGGATTATTTCATCGGTGACGCCGAACCGCGGCTCGTCGTCGTCTCATCGAAGGCTCGGGCCGAAGTCGAAAAGATCGCACATCGCCACGGTGCGATCGTCGAAACGCTCGATGTTGACGGCGCCGGATCGCTGATGGAATTGGCAAGGGAGGAGCCTGTCGATTTCGTCGACGCCGCGCGCGCGCCCGACGATCTCGCAGCGATCCTGTACACATCGGGCACCACCGGCCGTTCCAAGGGCGCAATGCTGACGCACGGCAATTTGTTGTCCAATGCGCTCGCGTTGCGCGAGTTCTGGCGCGTGACGAGAGCCGACCGGCTGATCCACGCGCTGCCGATCTTTCACACGCATGGGCTCTTCGTGGCGACCAACGTCACGCTCATCGCCGGCGCCTCGATGTTTCTGCTGCCAAAGTTCGAGCCGGATGAAATCCTTCCTCTGATGTCGCGGGCGACGCTGATGATGGGCGTGCCGACGTTCTATGTACGGCTGCTTCAGCACGAGGGCCTTAACCGCCACGCCGTTGCCAATATGCGGCTCTTCATATCAGGCTCGGCGCCGCTGCTTGCCGAAACGCACGCCGCATTCGAGCAGCGCACCGGTCACGCCATCCTCGAGCGCTACGGCATGACCGAGACCAACATGAATACCTCGAACCCTTATGACGGCGAGCGAAGGGCCGGAACAGTTGGCCTTGCACTCCCAGGCGTGTCGGTGAGGATCACCGATGCGGCCACGGGCGAGACGCTCGGGCCGGGCGAAACCGGCATGATCGAGATCAAGGGCCCGAACGTTTTCAAGGGCTACTGGCGGATGCCGGAAAAGACGGCGGCGGAGTTCACCAGGGACGGCTATTTCATCAGCGGCGACCTCGGCAAAATCGATGAGGCGGGCTATGTCCACATCGTCGGACGCGGCAAGGACCTGGTGATTTCCGGCGGCTACAACATCTATCCGAAGGAAGTCGAGAACGAGATCGACCAGCTCAATGGTGTCGCCGAGAGCGCGGTAATCGGCGTTGCGCACCCGGACTTCGGTGAGGGGGTGACGGCGATAGTGGTCCTCAGGTCCGGCGCCATACTGGACGAAAAGGCCGTGCTCAACGCGCTGCATGCCCGCCTCGCGCGCTACAAGCAGCCCAAACGGGTCATCTTCGTCGAGGACCTTCCGCGCAACGCTATGGGAAAGGTGCAGAAGAACCTCCTGCGCGACCGGTACAGTAACCTTTACATGCCCGCCTCCTAG
- a CDS encoding NmrA family NAD(P)-binding protein, with product MYAITGITGKVGGALARSLLAEGLPVRAVLRDEAKAAELRTRGCDVALAEMDDAASLTAAFRGATGVFILPPSEFDPEPGFPEARRVIAAVAAALTEARPGKVVCLSTIGADAPHENLLTQRTLMEQSLQEIGLPVTFLRPGWFMENALWDVPSARDEGVLRSFLQPAHKPFAMVATQDVGRQAATLLREDWSGTRVVELEGPVRVSPNDLAGAFAMVLERPVRVETVPRESWEQIFRSQGTRNPLPRIRMLDGFNEGWIEFSDHDRSAVKGTTTLANVIAELVEASRATVAA from the coding sequence ATGTACGCAATCACCGGAATCACGGGCAAGGTCGGCGGCGCGCTTGCGCGCAGCCTCCTCGCCGAAGGACTGCCCGTCCGCGCCGTTCTGCGCGACGAGGCCAAGGCAGCGGAGTTGAGAACCCGGGGCTGTGACGTCGCCCTGGCCGAGATGGACGATGCGGCAAGCCTAACTGCGGCCTTCCGGGGTGCCACGGGCGTCTTCATCCTGCCGCCCTCCGAGTTCGATCCGGAGCCCGGCTTTCCCGAGGCCAGGCGCGTCATCGCGGCCGTGGCTGCGGCTTTGACCGAGGCGCGTCCCGGCAAGGTGGTCTGCTTGTCGACCATCGGCGCGGATGCGCCGCACGAGAACTTGCTGACCCAGCGCACGCTGATGGAACAGTCGCTGCAGGAGATTGGCCTTCCGGTCACCTTCCTGAGACCCGGCTGGTTTATGGAGAATGCGCTCTGGGACGTTCCCTCGGCGCGCGACGAAGGTGTGCTGCGCAGCTTCCTGCAGCCGGCACACAAGCCATTCGCGATGGTCGCGACGCAGGATGTCGGGCGCCAGGCAGCCACGCTTCTCCGGGAGGACTGGAGCGGAACGCGGGTGGTCGAGCTCGAGGGGCCTGTGCGCGTATCGCCGAACGATCTCGCCGGCGCCTTCGCCATGGTGCTGGAGCGCCCGGTCCGGGTCGAGACCGTGCCGCGCGAGAGCTGGGAGCAGATATTCCGCTCACAGGGAACGCGAAATCCGTTGCCTCGGATCCGGATGCTCGACGGCTTCAACGAGGGCTGGATCGAGTTCAGCGATCATGACCGATCGGCAGTCAAAGGCACGACGACGCTCGCCAACGTCATCGCCGAACTCGTCGAGGCGAGCCGGGCCACGGTAGCCGCCTGA
- a CDS encoding VOC family protein produces MFLGIHHVAIICSDYEMSKQFYTNKLDFVVADENWRAERQSWKCDLRHGPVQIELFSFPAPPSRPTKPEACGLRHLAFSVDSVEATARLLRARGVEVEPIRIDPYTGRSFTFITDPDGLPIELYEDGAR; encoded by the coding sequence ATGTTTCTGGGAATCCATCACGTCGCAATCATCTGCAGTGACTATGAGATGTCGAAGCAGTTCTACACGAACAAGCTCGATTTCGTTGTTGCCGACGAAAATTGGCGCGCCGAAAGGCAATCTTGGAAGTGCGACTTGCGCCATGGGCCTGTGCAGATTGAGTTGTTCAGTTTTCCAGCACCACCGAGCCGGCCCACCAAGCCTGAGGCATGCGGATTGCGACACTTAGCATTCTCGGTCGACTCGGTTGAGGCGACCGCTCGGTTACTTCGGGCGCGAGGCGTCGAAGTTGAACCTATCCGGATAGATCCCTACACAGGACGTTCGTTTACCTTCATCACGGACCCTGACGGACTCCCTATTGAGCTCTACGAGGATGGGGCCCGATAG
- a CDS encoding ABC transporter substrate-binding protein — protein MADPARWNARLPTWSTRVPFAPFAWRCIDLRYGRLIAYNTSWSACASLSKERGSKMAKGLTRRSVMINGVALTAAFATAGALATASSAEAEEQIESITWALPSIPDTLLVPHAWQTYTGAIMSLVQEGPLAFGDDLALKPASADKWEQVDPTTIKYHLRSGVKFGDGSPLTADDIVATFEYHMRPDSGSQLASFYSSVATVEATAPDEVTVTLKAPNVQFAYTAGHMAGFVFKKEQLADKNIGTPEVLPLGTGPYKLVEFVPTDHVVLEARNDYWGPKPVVKRITLQSIPDRQARLLAMQNGDIDGTFDLAISDVDQWKALGNIDIVTAPSLGIFTLTLDHSAPPFDDIHVRRAVAYAVDREGLVKALLKGNGEAATALNPPEMWSEVLPPEEVRAFYAALPGYPFDLAKAKAELAQSAHPDGFDVTIPAPTSDPYMVNIMQSVVENLKQIGIRASIQEVDNNTWLAQYFRHENLGMQIMAYYPDFADAANYPYLFFSSATAVKDGMNASNFKNAEVDAFLKTANEQADPKARADALKGVFKIANEDVALVPIFWPYSAMAMNSKYKLTGYTAFWYNIPWAIRGFGLK, from the coding sequence GTGGCTGATCCCGCGCGTTGGAATGCCAGACTACCAACTTGGTCTACCAGGGTGCCTTTCGCGCCGTTCGCCTGGCGGTGCATTGACTTGCGATACGGTCGATTAATTGCGTACAATACAAGTTGGTCAGCCTGTGCGTCTCTATCCAAGGAACGGGGGAGCAAAATGGCAAAGGGGCTTACTCGACGTAGCGTCATGATCAACGGGGTGGCTCTCACCGCCGCCTTCGCCACCGCTGGGGCATTAGCGACGGCATCTTCGGCAGAGGCGGAAGAGCAGATCGAATCGATCACCTGGGCGCTGCCCAGCATCCCCGACACGCTCTTGGTTCCACATGCTTGGCAGACCTATACGGGCGCGATCATGTCGCTCGTCCAGGAAGGACCGCTAGCCTTCGGCGACGATCTCGCTCTTAAGCCCGCATCGGCCGACAAGTGGGAGCAGGTTGATCCGACGACGATCAAGTATCATCTGCGCAGCGGCGTCAAATTTGGCGACGGAAGTCCACTCACGGCTGACGATATCGTCGCCACCTTCGAGTACCACATGCGCCCGGATTCCGGCTCGCAACTCGCCTCCTTCTACAGTTCGGTTGCGACCGTCGAGGCGACGGCTCCCGATGAGGTAACCGTCACATTGAAGGCGCCGAACGTCCAGTTCGCCTATACCGCCGGCCACATGGCGGGTTTCGTCTTCAAGAAAGAACAACTCGCGGACAAGAACATTGGAACGCCCGAGGTTCTGCCGCTGGGAACCGGCCCCTACAAGCTTGTTGAATTCGTCCCGACAGACCATGTCGTCCTGGAAGCTCGCAACGATTACTGGGGGCCGAAGCCAGTGGTCAAGCGGATCACCCTCCAGTCGATTCCAGACCGGCAGGCCCGGCTTCTCGCCATGCAGAACGGTGACATCGACGGCACCTTCGACCTCGCCATCTCCGACGTCGACCAGTGGAAGGCGCTCGGCAACATCGACATCGTCACCGCGCCGTCGCTCGGCATATTCACGCTCACTCTCGACCATTCGGCGCCGCCGTTCGACGATATCCATGTGCGCCGTGCGGTCGCCTATGCCGTGGACCGGGAAGGTTTGGTCAAGGCGCTCCTCAAGGGTAACGGCGAGGCGGCAACGGCATTGAACCCGCCCGAGATGTGGTCGGAAGTTCTGCCTCCCGAAGAGGTCCGTGCCTTCTACGCGGCCTTGCCGGGCTATCCGTTTGACCTGGCGAAGGCGAAGGCCGAGTTGGCTCAATCCGCCCATCCGGACGGCTTTGACGTCACCATCCCCGCACCGACCTCCGATCCTTATATGGTCAACATCATGCAGTCGGTGGTGGAGAACCTGAAGCAGATCGGTATCCGTGCAAGCATCCAGGAGGTCGACAATAACACCTGGCTCGCGCAGTACTTTCGGCACGAGAACCTTGGCATGCAGATCATGGCCTATTATCCGGACTTCGCCGACGCGGCCAACTACCCCTACCTGTTCTTCTCGAGTGCCACGGCAGTGAAGGATGGCATGAACGCCTCGAACTTCAAGAATGCAGAAGTCGATGCGTTCCTGAAGACCGCCAACGAGCAGGCCGACCCAAAAGCCCGTGCCGATGCGCTGAAGGGCGTGTTCAAGATCGCCAACGAGGACGTCGCGCTTGTGCCGATCTTCTGGCCTTACTCGGCGATGGCGATGAACAGTAAGTATAAGCTCACCGGCTACACCGCCTTCTGGTACAATATCCCGTGGGCGATCCGCGGTTTTGGCCTCAAGTAA
- a CDS encoding GntR family transcriptional regulator, which produces MSENVVQRLRDEIENGIISNDFAPGARLDEVQLARRFGVSRTPVREALIQLNAIGLVEIRPRRGAVVIDPGPHRIFEMFEVMAELEGLAGSLAARRFTDADRTAILAAHADCERSSSAGDSDLYYYDNERFHKAIYAASHSGFLAEQCVALHRRLQPYRRLQLRVRNRVATSFAEHGAIVEAILAGDAERARTVLRQHVSIQGERFSDLVASLASR; this is translated from the coding sequence ATGTCGGAGAATGTCGTTCAACGCCTACGTGACGAAATCGAAAACGGCATCATTTCGAACGACTTCGCGCCTGGCGCGCGCCTGGACGAGGTGCAATTGGCCAGGCGCTTCGGTGTGTCGAGAACACCGGTACGCGAGGCGCTTATTCAATTAAACGCAATCGGACTGGTGGAAATCCGCCCGCGTCGGGGTGCCGTGGTGATCGATCCGGGACCACACCGTATTTTCGAAATGTTCGAGGTGATGGCGGAGCTTGAAGGTTTGGCCGGTTCGCTCGCCGCGCGACGATTCACCGATGCCGATCGCACAGCCATCCTGGCAGCGCACGCAGATTGCGAGCGTTCGTCCTCGGCCGGCGACAGCGACCTGTACTATTACGACAACGAACGCTTCCACAAAGCTATCTATGCTGCCAGCCACAGCGGGTTCCTGGCTGAGCAGTGCGTCGCGCTGCATCGCCGTCTGCAGCCCTACAGGCGTCTCCAGCTTCGCGTGCGCAACCGCGTTGCCACCTCGTTCGCCGAGCATGGTGCGATCGTGGAAGCAATCCTCGCCGGCGACGCAGAGCGGGCGCGCACTGTCCTGCGCCAGCACGTCAGCATCCAGGGCGAACGCTTCAGCGATCTTGTGGCGTCGCTGGCGAGCAGATAG
- a CDS encoding LysR family transcriptional regulator yields the protein MAFDTRLLTGVGVMAAVTEAGNFARAAEMLGLTPSGVSRAVARLEARVGVRLFDRNPREVSLTEEGRRFHTQVMPLLAGLDEAAAEAAGAAVVVRGRLRVSVDPWFARMVLASKLQEFLVRYPLLSVDLSTSNYREEMMAGVDVAVRFGPPDPSSLIVRKLLETRVLTVAAPAYLEKHGEPRSPHDLVHHEALLFRDPQTGLPFPWEFRRSGEANQVKVSNRLVMDDPSVAMAACLAGQGIFQSLAIGLAPILSRGELVQILPEWSEELYPLYAYHPSRHLPPAKVRALLDFIQEIASNEAPPFHH from the coding sequence ATGGCTTTCGACACCCGGCTTCTGACTGGAGTCGGCGTCATGGCAGCGGTGACGGAGGCCGGGAATTTTGCCCGCGCCGCCGAGATGCTCGGCCTGACGCCGTCGGGGGTGAGCCGGGCCGTCGCGCGTCTGGAGGCGCGGGTCGGCGTGCGGCTTTTCGACCGCAATCCGCGCGAAGTGAGCCTCACCGAGGAAGGACGCCGCTTCCACACGCAGGTGATGCCGCTTCTCGCTGGCCTGGATGAGGCTGCCGCCGAGGCTGCAGGCGCGGCGGTGGTTGTGCGCGGCCGGCTGCGCGTATCGGTGGACCCGTGGTTCGCACGTATGGTGCTTGCATCGAAGCTTCAGGAGTTTCTGGTCCGCTACCCATTGCTTTCGGTCGATCTGTCCACCAGCAACTACCGTGAGGAGATGATGGCCGGCGTCGACGTGGCGGTGCGCTTCGGCCCGCCCGACCCCTCATCCCTGATCGTGCGCAAGCTGCTGGAGACCCGTGTTCTGACGGTCGCCGCTCCGGCCTATCTCGAAAAACACGGCGAGCCGCGATCACCCCATGACCTCGTCCATCACGAAGCGCTCCTCTTTCGAGATCCGCAGACCGGCCTGCCCTTTCCCTGGGAGTTCCGGCGCAGCGGAGAGGCCAACCAAGTCAAGGTCTCCAATCGCCTGGTAATGGATGACCCTTCGGTAGCAATGGCCGCTTGTCTGGCCGGTCAAGGCATTTTCCAAAGCCTCGCGATTGGCTTGGCGCCAATCCTGTCGCGAGGCGAGCTTGTTCAGATCCTGCCGGAATGGTCGGAAGAACTCTATCCACTTTATGCCTATCATCCCTCGCGCCACCTCCCACCTGCGAAAGTCCGAGCGCTTCTGGATTTCATCCAGGAGATTGCCAGCAACGAAGCCCCTCCATTCCATCATTGA